In the Oncorhynchus keta strain PuntledgeMale-10-30-2019 chromosome 32, Oket_V2, whole genome shotgun sequence genome, TAGAAGACACGAGGTGTTCATGAACACACTGTCCATTTGAAATTCAGTTGAACTTCTAATAACCACTGGACTTTGTCTTATACTGTATGTCCCACTCCATTTGAAATGTAAATGGTCTTCTTTTTCACGTCTTTTGAAATGCTTATGTTTTAAATCTCCAAGGAATCTCCCAGATGGAAATGACTGTGGAAGTGAAGCTGATCTCTATGGGCTGGTGTCAAATATCTTGGAGGAGGCTGATCAAATGGACAGTTACTATACTGAAGAGTAAGTTATTCATTAGGAGGGTATTGTTTGTCTTCAGTGATATGAGCTCATTTCTTTGTATTGGGAGGCAAATGAATGGGAATTGGAAATGGAAACCACAACGTTTGCCAGTAATGACTTTGAGACTTTCAATTGTGTTTAAAAAActgtatttaacctttaacttCTCAACTCTCCTTTTAGGACATTATCCCAACTGAAATCTGTCTGGTCTCCCAAGTCAATGAGCGACGATTGCCAGCAGTACTTCCAGTCCGAGCCCAAAGTGCAGTCCAACTTTCTGCCGAACCATGTTTACCCTGAGTCTTTCAGTAAAGCACAAGGGCAGCCAATGAACCGAGGTTCCGAAGAGTTCTACCAGCGTTTCAACGGCTTTGATACCAGTGACCATGAGTGGCTCCTCTCTTCCTGCAATGGAGACATGGACACTAGATACTCTCTACAGACCCAAGAGCTGCCGAAGCCGCCGGGGCTACCACTTCCCAACGCGAGGAACGCCTACCGTTCAAACACGAGGCCGAGTAAACACGAGTACAACACAGCTGAGAAGTTTGGAGGCTTCTGTGGGTCTAGGAACGCTCTTTCTGACCACATGGATGCCTTTGCACCCTCCTTCTGCCCCCAGAGCAAGATAAACAACCAGTGCTTTGACCACTACTATGGAGAGTTACCAGGCCAGATCAGCGCCAAGCCCAGAAGGACCAAGCAGTACACCATGCAAGAGGTCAACAGGCTGGCCAGCAACATCCAGGCCCTGATGGTGGGTGAGCAGGACAACGCATGTGATAGGGAGCCCCAGAACCGGCAGAGTGTGCAGATGCAGTATGACAACATCATGGCCGAACAGAGGAACTTCTCCAACACAAGGATGCCTGGGCAAAGCACTCAAGCCATGCAGTTTAAGAAGGAACTGGGAGGGGAGTATGGAGCCATGCAGAGGGAGACTGATGGAGGAATGAAGAGCAAACAGCCGCTACAGAGAGACTTTGATTCCAAAGACTTATCTGGATTTGGTCCACAACACGTTGAGTATTTCCAACAACCAAAATCATTCTCAGCGTCTTTTAATCCTACAATTTCTCACCAAAACAAGATGGCTGTCCAGAAAGGAAGCAACCCCCTCTCTACGGGCCTGAGTCTGAACCAGCACTCTAACCATTATCGCCAGCAGAACCAGTTGCAGAACAAACTCAAGCAGCAGCATCAGCAGCCAAGGGGAAACTGTTTATCCTCTGGGCCGTCCAAGATGCTGTCCCACTCTGTGCCTGAGTTTGTACCTCAGCACTCCCACCAGATGCAGAGAGGACCACCACCGTGCATCCAGGACTACAGTCAGGGGGACGGGCCCAACCTCCACAGCAGCAGGGAAGGACAGAACCAGGTCGGGATGGGCATGGGCGGGCTGAGGAGGGGAGCCAGCGACAGTGACTTTGAGATGCAGCTGGACAAGAGCAGGATGCACATGGCTGGACTGGTGGCTGATGGCTGTTCCTCCACTCAGCGCTTGGATGGGAAGACAAGGCCCCAGACCAGCACTCACATGACAGGAGACGGGGACAAAAAGCAGGGGCTCCTGCAAAACCCTTACCTCGACCTACTCGGCAGCATGTATGGCTCTCAGAGATTCGGTGGAGGAAACGGCACCGTCAACGCAGGAAAGAACCCAGCCTTTCTGCCTTGCATGTATCAGGCTGTGAATGACCCCAGACAGAACTCCTGCCACATGTCTCTGAACTCTGCCAGCTTCAACTCCAGATCCTCCTTCCCCTACGGCGGTTCCATCCCCCCCATGGACCTGCTGCCAGACGGGGAGTTTGCAGCTTTCAACCCTTACCTCAATGACATGATGGGCTCCAACGGAGAGAACCCCTACCCAGGGATGATGGGAGGCCTCCGCTCCCCGAGGATAATAAGGAACCGGGGAGGACCCATGAGCCAGCTCCACTTCCACCTGGAGGAGTGCTATGAGCAGTGGAGAGtcctggagaaggagaggaagaaggtgagCAATAAAAATGAGTGGTTCATTTAGTGGGAATGTTTTTGCTTCTTGTGATCATCTTGAAATCCTTATTATTTATCTGATTATGCTGCAATACAATACTTGGTAAGAATGTCTCCCGAACTAGGATTAAAATGTATAGTTCGACTGGTTGGAGTTGTGTTTTTTTATATGATGTGTTTTAGACAGAGGATGTCCTTACCATGAGTTATCCTGGAAAGCGGATTTCTGTGGTGACCAGCAGTGCCCTCCCCAAAATCCCACCTAACGCTTCCAGAGTGGACCGTCTCATCGTGGACCAGATCCGAGAACAAGCCAAGGTGAGAAATATTCATTCTGATAAGTCTAAGCTGGGGGAGGATTCTAtaagctgacatatggaattgttttaaacaTTACAGACCTATTAAAATTGATTGGGGAAAAATGTCCCttatcaatctatacacaataccccataatgacaaagcggaaacaggtttttggaaatttggaaatgtattaaaacattaaaaaagttgaataccttatttacataagtattcaaacccttgtgtcgaggcacagatctggggaagggtaccaaaatatcgagatccttgatgaaaacttgttCCAGAGtgcccaggacctcagactggggcgaaggttcaccttccaacaggacaacgaccttaagcacacagccaagacaacacaggagtggcttcgggagaagtctctgaatgagtggcacagccagagcccggacttgaacccgatcgaacatctctggagagacctgaaaatagctgtgcagcaacactccccatccaacctgacagagcttgagtggatcCGCAGAGaataactccccaaatacaggtgtgccaagcttgtagcgtcatacccaagaagacacaaggctgtaatcgctgccaaaggtgcttcaacaaggactgagtaaagggtttgaatacttatgtaaatgttatatttgaacttttttgttcatttttaaaaataaatttgcaaacatttctaaaaatccaTTTCATGCTTTGGAGTATTGTGTAGCACAAAACTACCTTCATATTTCCATCAATTTTTAAAAACCAGTACCAGTTACCTACAGACGAGTCCCATGACACTTGGAGCAGCATTAGTTTCTAGCCCAAACGCAGATGTGAAAGTGCTACATCGGCAGATGTGGTGGAAAGACACTCATCCAATGCAGATATCTCTAGGTTAAACTGACAGGTTTCAATGgggattttaaaaatatatatgttacttagattgacgcacCGGTGCGTGAATCAACTCTAGGAGGTTAAATGTCCACTTTGGAATTTTAGGATTAGATGATGGCTAATTCCACGAAAGTTGGCATGAGTGTTGATAGAATAGTTGATTAAGACCAATACATGAATACCAGTTGCTGTAGGCTAGATGAACACCCATCAAGTTCTGCAAAGTGTTTCAAAATACATTGGAAGAAATATTGATGGAATTGATTTTCCTCTTATATCATAGGTGGTGAGCCTTCTGGGTAAAATGGAGAGTCTGCGTAGCTTCCCCCTCCATGCCAATATTTGTTCAGCACTGGACAGACACCTCGAGGCTATTTACATTACCCAGGCCAGACGCAATGAGGAATTTGTCAACACTTCAAACCATCAGAGACAGGCCAGCGCACATTtcagagaggacagaggtaaCTCAACACTAAGTCATTAATGAGCCACAGCTAGTTCTGAACAACTGAATCCCCAAGCATTTGTC is a window encoding:
- the LOC118365275 gene encoding meiosis-specific coiled-coil domain-containing protein MEIOC-like, with the translated sequence MEFNNAVKNRTSASSRGVRMAFDRFQSASSGSDSFFSSNKHQTCGTADTERLLHPYIPLPDFSLSEEPPMSYTPWSAQDDPYQLINCTQNNVKSRNLPDGNDCGSEADLYGLVSNILEEADQMDSYYTEETLSQLKSVWSPKSMSDDCQQYFQSEPKVQSNFLPNHVYPESFSKAQGQPMNRGSEEFYQRFNGFDTSDHEWLLSSCNGDMDTRYSLQTQELPKPPGLPLPNARNAYRSNTRPSKHEYNTAEKFGGFCGSRNALSDHMDAFAPSFCPQSKINNQCFDHYYGELPGQISAKPRRTKQYTMQEVNRLASNIQALMVGEQDNACDREPQNRQSVQMQYDNIMAEQRNFSNTRMPGQSTQAMQFKKELGGEYGAMQRETDGGMKSKQPLQRDFDSKDLSGFGPQHVEYFQQPKSFSASFNPTISHQNKMAVQKGSNPLSTGLSLNQHSNHYRQQNQLQNKLKQQHQQPRGNCLSSGPSKMLSHSVPEFVPQHSHQMQRGPPPCIQDYSQGDGPNLHSSREGQNQVGMGMGGLRRGASDSDFEMQLDKSRMHMAGLVADGCSSTQRLDGKTRPQTSTHMTGDGDKKQGLLQNPYLDLLGSMYGSQRFGGGNGTVNAGKNPAFLPCMYQAVNDPRQNSCHMSLNSASFNSRSSFPYGGSIPPMDLLPDGEFAAFNPYLNDMMGSNGENPYPGMMGGLRSPRIIRNRGGPMSQLHFHLEECYEQWRVLEKERKKTEDVLTMSYPGKRISVVTSSALPKIPPNASRVDRLIVDQIREQAKVVSLLGKMESLRSFPLHANICSALDRHLEAIYITQARRNEEFVNTSNHQRQASAHFREDRDILLLATALRDLCLTTRKSRTALWCALQMTLPKSNTDKLDEQSTSEETSPGRTLIQF